In a single window of the Dehalococcoidales bacterium genome:
- a CDS encoding DUF2089 domain-containing protein: MAKEWNELTRMTQGKPVTVERVRLNDSDIAIEGSFSLPPLANLPPDDQVFVMAFVKCSGSIKEMEQMFGISYPTVKNRINKIAKQLEFVQIEKISPTEEVLSELEQGDITAEEAIRRLSK; this comes from the coding sequence ATGGCGAAGGAATGGAATGAACTGACCAGGATGACCCAGGGCAAGCCGGTAACGGTAGAGCGCGTCCGGCTTAATGATAGCGATATCGCCATCGAGGGGAGTTTTTCTTTACCGCCCCTGGCTAACCTCCCCCCGGACGACCAGGTCTTCGTCATGGCTTTTGTAAAATGCAGCGGTTCCATCAAAGAGATGGAGCAGATGTTCGGCATAAGTTACCCCACGGTGAAGAACCGCATCAATAAAATCGCCAAACAGCTGGAGTTCGTCCAGATTGAGAAAATATCGCCGACAGAAGAGGTGCTCTCGGAGCTGGAGCAGGGCGATATCACCGCGGAAGAAGCGATAAGGAGGTTATCGAAATGA
- a CDS encoding AAA family ATPase — protein MPVICIANQKGGVGKTTTAAALAEGLAEHNKRVLLIDWDPQASLTISFGVNPESLTLTSYDVVTSVIRKDNRYSLRDVAIKTGNGNIDLVPANVELSQSQLDLVNVPVREMVLKDMLRAIRKDYDFVLLDCLPSLGLLTINALCASDSVLIPLQADFLAMKGLAMLLNTIIRVQERINPSLEILGILFTMTNPRTLHSREVIEVTKRAFGSRIRVFETAIPVSVRFKEAPAAGMTILKYAPTSEGAEAYRLLAKEVLHEKS, from the coding sequence ATGCCTGTAATCTGTATCGCCAATCAGAAAGGCGGCGTGGGCAAGACCACTACCGCCGCCGCTTTAGCCGAAGGCCTGGCCGAGCATAACAAGCGCGTGCTCCTCATCGACTGGGACCCGCAGGCCAGCCTGACCATCAGCTTCGGGGTGAACCCGGAAAGCCTCACCCTGACCAGCTATGACGTGGTCACCAGCGTCATCCGCAAGGACAACCGCTATTCCCTGCGGGACGTAGCCATAAAAACGGGGAACGGCAACATCGACCTGGTGCCGGCCAACGTTGAGCTTTCCCAGTCGCAGCTCGACCTTGTGAACGTGCCGGTGCGGGAAATGGTGCTCAAGGACATGCTCCGTGCCATACGCAAGGACTACGACTTTGTCCTGCTGGACTGCCTGCCCAGCCTGGGGCTGCTGACCATCAACGCCCTGTGCGCCTCGGACAGCGTCTTGATTCCTTTGCAGGCGGACTTTCTGGCCATGAAGGGGCTGGCGATGCTTTTAAATACCATCATCCGCGTACAGGAAAGGATAAATCCCTCCCTGGAGATACTGGGGATACTTTTCACCATGACCAACCCCCGCACCCTGCACAGCCGTGAAGTCATCGAGGTGACGAAGCGGGCTTTCGGCAGCAGGATAAGGGTGTTCGAGACGGCCATACCCGTCAGCGTCCGTTTTAAAGAGGCCCCGGCCGCCGGGATGACCATACTGAAATACGCCCCTACTTCCGAAGGAGCGGAAGCTTACAGATTACTGGCTAAAGAGGTGCTGCATGAAAAGAGTTAA